From Gemmatimonadaceae bacterium, the proteins below share one genomic window:
- the gcvT gene encoding glycine cleavage system aminomethyltransferase GcvT, which translates to MTAADSTLKRTPFHDIHLAAGAKMVPFAGFEMPIQYPTGITVEHQAVRKGCGVFDVSHMGEFIIRGAQAIDFVTYVTSNDVAALAVGQVHYSGILTEQGTFVDDCLVYRYADHVMMVVNGSNKDKDFAHISRYLSKFDATLEDVSDDIGLLAVQGPKAESILQALTPATLPDIKYYWFVETTVAGIPMTLSRTGYTGEDGFELYHNAKDSAALWKALMETKQITPTGLGCRDSLRLEMGMALYGNDIDDTVTPLEAGLGWLVKMKKGDFVGRSALEAQKAAGVPRKLVGFTFTEKAIPRHGYPVFVDGAASGVVMSGIMSPSVGVGLGTAYVPTAHAKEGNTLEVEIRGKRITGTIVPFPFWKQGTVKR; encoded by the coding sequence ATGACTGCGGCTGACTCCACGCTCAAGCGCACCCCCTTCCACGACATCCACCTGGCGGCCGGCGCCAAGATGGTCCCCTTCGCCGGCTTTGAGATGCCGATCCAGTATCCCACCGGCATCACCGTCGAGCACCAGGCCGTGCGAAAGGGCTGCGGCGTGTTCGATGTCAGCCATATGGGTGAGTTCATCATCCGCGGCGCGCAGGCCATCGACTTCGTCACCTACGTGACTTCCAACGACGTCGCCGCGCTGGCCGTCGGACAGGTCCACTACTCGGGCATCCTCACCGAGCAGGGCACGTTTGTCGACGACTGCCTCGTGTATCGCTACGCCGACCACGTGATGATGGTCGTGAACGGCTCGAACAAGGACAAGGACTTCGCGCACATCTCGCGCTACCTCTCCAAGTTCGACGCGACGCTCGAGGACGTGAGCGACGATATCGGCCTGCTCGCCGTGCAGGGCCCCAAGGCCGAGTCGATCCTGCAGGCGCTCACGCCGGCCACGCTGCCCGACATCAAGTACTACTGGTTCGTCGAGACCACCGTCGCCGGCATCCCGATGACGCTCTCGCGCACCGGCTACACGGGCGAGGACGGCTTCGAGCTCTACCACAACGCGAAGGATTCCGCGGCGCTCTGGAAGGCGCTCATGGAGACGAAGCAGATCACGCCCACCGGACTCGGCTGCCGCGACTCGCTGCGCCTCGAGATGGGCATGGCGCTCTACGGCAACGACATCGACGACACGGTCACGCCGCTCGAAGCCGGACTCGGCTGGCTGGTGAAGATGAAGAAGGGCGATTTCGTCGGGCGCAGCGCACTCGAGGCGCAGAAGGCGGCCGGTGTGCCGCGCAAGCTCGTCGGCTTCACCTTCACCGAGAAGGCGATTCCGCGGCACGGCTATCCGGTGTTCGTCGATGGCGCGGCGAGCGGTGTCGTGATGTCGGGCATCATGAGCCCCAGCGTCGGCGTCGGGCTCGGCACGGCCTACGTGCCCACCGCGCACGCCAAGGAAGGCAACACACTTGAGGTGGAGATCCGCGGCAAGCGGATCACCGGCACCATCGTGCCGTTCCCGTTCTGGAAGCAGGGCACCGTCAAGCGCTAG
- a CDS encoding GGDEF and EAL domain-containing protein, whose product MTWTQATDSVLELLLASALSVVSSFSSIAALRLRRAVRSLESRQTAADAEPRSVSSADPSASWHTLPLLAARDALWDWDLTTDTMRFTPRWREILGGRADEVTASSDEWFSRVHPADLTQARVDVAAQTNGTQVRFESEHRIRHDSGRWITVHWVGTILRDETGRAHRVAGSVRDTTAQRLAEEQARREAFYDSLTGLPNRALARDLLQRAIRRTRRQGERRFAALIVDVDRFSHHADALGFSAADELLRAISRRLSHTVRPGDVVARLENDVFLLLLDTIHEEAEARQVAVRVLAAFEKPVEVLTHAVQVSVSIGVAMHDQAFDTPADYIRNAEIATTAAKRVGGARQASFLTAMREDVKHRASLELDLAGAIARSELRLWYQPVFSIDEPEPQLAGFEALVRWSHPQRGLLGAHEFVSLAEETGAIVPLGAWVMSEACKHVAPMGRDGGHRPWVSVNIAARQLADEALADLVDRAVHESSIDHARLRLEVTENVILANEEVARGTLAILRGRGHTILMDDFGTGHASLSYLHRLPIGAIKIDRYFVGRMDESSECQEIVRSVVALARSLGMDAVAEGVERPQHVSMLREMGCRYVQGFLLGQPVPPEETARFVSAPPAFAS is encoded by the coding sequence GTGACTTGGACTCAAGCAACCGACTCCGTGCTCGAACTGCTGCTGGCCAGCGCACTCTCCGTCGTCTCCAGCTTCTCCAGCATCGCCGCGCTCCGACTGCGCCGTGCGGTGCGTTCCCTCGAGTCGCGACAGACCGCCGCCGACGCCGAGCCGCGCTCCGTGAGCAGCGCCGATCCCTCGGCGTCCTGGCATACGCTGCCGCTGCTCGCCGCGCGCGACGCCCTGTGGGACTGGGACCTGACCACGGACACGATGCGCTTCACGCCGCGCTGGCGCGAGATCCTCGGCGGTCGGGCGGACGAGGTCACCGCGTCCTCCGACGAGTGGTTCTCCCGCGTGCATCCCGCCGACCTGACCCAGGCGCGCGTGGACGTCGCCGCGCAGACCAACGGTACGCAGGTGCGCTTCGAGAGCGAACACCGCATCCGTCACGACTCCGGGCGATGGATCACGGTGCACTGGGTGGGGACGATCCTCCGCGACGAGACCGGCCGTGCACATCGCGTCGCGGGCAGCGTGCGCGACACCACGGCGCAGCGGCTGGCCGAGGAACAGGCGCGGCGCGAGGCGTTCTACGACTCGCTCACCGGCCTGCCCAACCGCGCCCTCGCGCGCGACCTGCTGCAGCGGGCCATCCGGCGCACGCGCCGTCAGGGCGAGCGCCGCTTCGCCGCACTGATCGTCGACGTCGACCGCTTCTCACACCACGCCGACGCGCTGGGCTTCAGCGCCGCCGACGAACTGTTACGCGCGATTTCCCGCCGCCTCTCACACACGGTGCGCCCCGGCGACGTTGTGGCGCGACTTGAGAACGATGTCTTCCTGCTGCTGCTCGACACCATCCACGAGGAAGCCGAAGCGCGGCAGGTGGCCGTTCGCGTCCTCGCGGCCTTCGAGAAGCCGGTGGAGGTGCTGACCCACGCGGTGCAAGTGAGCGTCAGCATCGGTGTCGCGATGCACGACCAAGCCTTCGACACGCCCGCCGACTACATCCGCAACGCCGAGATCGCCACGACGGCCGCGAAGCGGGTGGGAGGCGCGCGTCAGGCCAGCTTCTTGACGGCGATGCGCGAGGACGTGAAGCACCGCGCCTCGCTCGAACTCGACCTCGCCGGCGCCATCGCCCGCAGCGAACTGCGCCTCTGGTACCAGCCGGTGTTCTCGATCGACGAGCCGGAACCACAGCTCGCGGGCTTCGAGGCCTTGGTGCGCTGGTCGCATCCGCAGCGCGGCCTGCTCGGCGCGCACGAGTTCGTCTCGCTCGCCGAGGAGACGGGCGCCATCGTGCCGCTCGGCGCCTGGGTGATGAGCGAGGCCTGCAAGCACGTCGCGCCGATGGGAAGGGACGGCGGGCATCGGCCCTGGGTCTCGGTGAACATCGCCGCGCGGCAGCTCGCCGATGAAGCACTGGCCGACCTGGTGGATCGCGCCGTGCACGAGTCGTCGATCGACCACGCGCGCCTGCGGCTCGAGGTCACGGAGAACGTGATCCTCGCCAACGAGGAGGTCGCGCGTGGGACCCTGGCGATCCTGCGCGGGCGCGGGCACACGATCCTGATGGACGACTTCGGCACCGGCCACGCCTCGCTGAGCTACCTGCATCGGCTGCCCATCGGCGCGATCAAGATCGACCGTTACTTCGTCGGGCGCATGGACGAGAGCTCGGAGTGCCAGGAGATCGTGCGCTCGGTGGTCGCGCTGGCGCGCTCACTCGGCATGGACGCCGTGGCAGAGGGCGTGGAGCGGCCGCAGCATGTCTCGATGCTGCGCGAGATGGGCTGCCGCTACGTGCAAGGATTCCTGTTGGGCCAGCCGGTGCCACCCGAGGAGACGGCGCGCTTCGTTTCGGCCCCTCCCGCGTTCGCGAGCTGA
- a CDS encoding serine/threonine protein kinase: MEDAFLSRLQAALDGHYVVERELTAGGQSRLFVAVDANLPRHVVIKLLPPELAGDVALARFKREIAVLVKLQHPHIVPILGMGSTTDLIWYVMPFVEGESLESKLERGALPIRDAMKVLHEISDALAHAHEVGIVHRDLKPANVLFQSSHAVLADFGVAHARLESLRSSTGMSLSELRKSNPTFNAARLTDKGFAVGTPGYMAPEQFVNDDPADARADVYSLAMLGYEMLTGHRPFSEYKGARQLVAHVTEMPPLATTLRGEIPEAIAKVLERGMMKAPGDRFATAAEFRDALGPRW, translated from the coding sequence TGGCGGTCAGAGCCGCCTCTTCGTCGCGGTGGACGCGAACCTGCCGCGCCACGTGGTGATCAAGTTGCTGCCGCCCGAGCTGGCGGGCGATGTCGCCCTGGCCCGCTTCAAGCGCGAGATCGCCGTGCTGGTCAAGCTCCAGCATCCGCACATCGTCCCCATCCTCGGGATGGGCTCCACCACGGACCTCATCTGGTACGTGATGCCGTTCGTGGAGGGCGAGTCGCTCGAGTCCAAGCTGGAACGCGGGGCCTTGCCCATCCGCGACGCCATGAAAGTCCTGCACGAAATCTCCGACGCGCTCGCCCACGCGCACGAGGTGGGGATCGTGCACCGCGATCTCAAGCCGGCGAACGTGCTCTTCCAGTCCAGCCACGCGGTGCTGGCCGACTTCGGCGTGGCCCACGCCCGGCTGGAGAGCCTCCGCAGCTCCACCGGGATGTCGCTCAGCGAGCTGCGCAAGAGCAACCCGACATTCAACGCGGCGCGTCTCACCGACAAGGGCTTCGCCGTCGGCACGCCGGGCTACATGGCGCCGGAGCAGTTCGTCAACGACGACCCGGCCGACGCGCGCGCCGATGTCTACTCGCTGGCGATGCTTGGCTACGAGATGCTCACCGGGCACCGTCCCTTCTCGGAGTACAAGGGCGCGCGGCAGTTGGTCGCGCACGTCACCGAGATGCCGCCGCTGGCGACGACGCTGCGCGGCGAGATCCCCGAGGCCATCGCCAAGGTCCTTGAGCGCGGGATGATGAAGGCGCCGGGCGATCGGTTCGCCACCGCGGCGGAATTCCGCGACGCCCTCGGCCCGCGCTGGTAG